The proteins below are encoded in one region of Syntrophotalea carbinolica DSM 2380:
- a CDS encoding phenylacetate--CoA ligase family protein yields MKIIRDSYYGSAIYLLFKWAAVKNAENFDRRHIEALQTARLKRLLKHTLTHSNFYKDFYKSHGITLDHIATVNLSDLPIMTKKIMMDNFDSVVCDSRLKRKELEKFVANPINHGKKFQGRFQVVHSSGSSGTLGIFIYGPKDWTTLKALTLSRATKTKINPLRKQKLAFIGVVDGHYAGISLAQAAPPFLFDLLPLDINSPLEKALARLNAFQPDFLGGYASGVGLLAQAQTEGKLDIHPKGIMCSADPLTPRISKAIKQAFGIDPVNLYAASESIGIAAQCSAQHNMHVFDDWHCIEVLDNNLNPTKNGEFGNLVLTNLYNYTQPLIRYQMNDELALDERPCGCKWPFPTIKEIAGREEDFLWFQRADDNLDFIHPVVFVEFMVPGLVGMQVVQTDRNRLLIKAIISGDEKDTITLIRNRMDAILRRKQLDNMVVFDVELVSEIGNDPKTGKYKLIIPLKDKSADSMDGLG; encoded by the coding sequence TTGAAAATTATAAGGGATAGCTATTATGGATCAGCAATCTATCTTCTCTTTAAATGGGCGGCTGTAAAAAATGCTGAAAACTTTGACAGACGACATATTGAAGCACTTCAAACGGCGCGCCTGAAACGATTGTTAAAACATACTTTAACCCATTCAAATTTTTACAAAGATTTTTATAAATCCCATGGAATAACATTGGACCATATTGCGACTGTAAATCTTTCGGATTTACCCATCATGACGAAAAAAATCATGATGGATAATTTTGACAGTGTGGTGTGCGATTCCCGTTTAAAAAGAAAAGAACTCGAAAAATTTGTCGCAAACCCGATAAATCACGGCAAAAAATTTCAAGGACGATTCCAGGTGGTTCACTCTTCGGGGTCCAGTGGAACGCTGGGAATATTTATATACGGTCCAAAAGACTGGACCACCCTGAAAGCATTAACCCTTTCGAGAGCCACTAAGACAAAGATCAATCCGCTGCGAAAACAGAAACTTGCGTTTATTGGCGTGGTGGATGGTCATTATGCCGGAATCAGCCTGGCCCAGGCGGCGCCGCCATTCCTTTTTGATTTATTACCGCTTGATATTAACTCGCCACTGGAGAAGGCACTGGCCAGATTGAATGCATTTCAGCCGGATTTCCTTGGTGGATATGCCTCCGGGGTAGGCCTTTTGGCACAGGCCCAAACAGAAGGCAAACTTGACATCCACCCGAAAGGAATTATGTGTTCTGCCGACCCACTCACTCCACGGATAAGTAAAGCTATAAAGCAAGCCTTTGGCATTGACCCCGTCAACCTGTATGCAGCCTCCGAATCGATCGGGATCGCGGCACAGTGCAGCGCCCAACATAATATGCATGTCTTCGATGATTGGCATTGCATCGAGGTTTTGGATAACAATCTCAATCCCACCAAAAACGGAGAATTCGGCAATCTTGTACTGACCAATCTCTACAACTACACGCAACCACTTATACGCTATCAGATGAACGACGAACTCGCCCTCGACGAAAGACCCTGCGGCTGCAAATGGCCGTTTCCGACCATTAAAGAAATCGCTGGCAGAGAAGAAGATTTTCTTTGGTTTCAAAGAGCTGATGACAATCTGGATTTTATCCATCCCGTAGTTTTCGTCGAATTCATGGTGCCGGGACTTGTCGGCATGCAGGTCGTCCAGACAGACCGAAACAGACTGCTGATTAAAGCAATCATAAGCGGTGACGAAAAAGATACGATCACTCTTATCCGAAATAGAATGGACGCTATTTTGCGAAGGAAGCAATTGGATAACATGGTTGTTTTTGACGTCGAATTGGTGAGTGAGATTGGCAATGATCCCAAAACCGGTAAATATAAACTTATTATCCCGCTCAAGGATAAGTCCGCCGACAGCATGGATGGATTGGGTTGA
- a CDS encoding amidohydrolase — protein MMSGLNDLPPQTLNLLIDLRRQLHSCAEPPGREVQTRELLKRFFKSHAPQWVCQEYAGGSMAMLYEGTSIGPTLLVRCELDAVPLALGSDEKVRAAHRCGHDGHMAILAGLALALQRKAPMCGRIVLLFQAAEENGMGALTVCKDERFIALRPEFILGLHNLPGWPLGQVVVRAGSMCCASRGLEVVFTGQPGHASYPELGVSAAMAVSRLIQELENLDSPDPSASGMRMATIIGARLGEKHFGSIPDRAEVWATLRTDTNEAMTRWTHDAVDLVRMIAEQHGLQVSWNWQDVFPVVSNDKEACVLVRRAAGRARLSVFEPKAPFRWSEDFAHYAAYGRAAMVGLGSGETCATLHSEDYVFPDALIPAGVSLLYSVVQEMGI, from the coding sequence ATGATGTCCGGACTTAATGACCTTCCACCGCAAACACTGAATCTGCTGATCGATCTTAGAAGGCAATTGCATAGCTGTGCCGAACCGCCGGGAAGGGAGGTGCAAACCCGGGAGCTGTTGAAGCGGTTCTTCAAGAGCCATGCTCCGCAATGGGTCTGCCAGGAATATGCCGGAGGCAGTATGGCCATGCTTTATGAGGGCACGAGCATAGGGCCGACGCTTCTGGTGCGTTGTGAACTCGACGCCGTACCTTTGGCTTTGGGATCGGATGAAAAGGTCCGCGCCGCTCATCGCTGCGGCCATGACGGGCATATGGCTATTCTGGCCGGTCTTGCCCTGGCGTTGCAAAGAAAAGCTCCAATGTGTGGACGGATCGTTCTGCTTTTTCAGGCTGCCGAAGAGAACGGCATGGGTGCTCTGACAGTCTGTAAAGATGAGCGGTTTATCGCATTGCGACCCGAGTTTATTTTGGGGCTGCATAATCTTCCGGGATGGCCGTTGGGGCAGGTTGTGGTGCGTGCGGGTAGCATGTGCTGTGCTTCACGTGGACTGGAAGTCGTTTTTACAGGCCAGCCGGGTCATGCAAGTTATCCTGAGTTGGGGGTCAGCGCTGCCATGGCCGTGTCGCGGCTTATCCAGGAGCTGGAAAATCTCGATAGCCCGGATCCGTCCGCATCAGGCATGCGTATGGCGACCATTATCGGTGCCAGACTCGGCGAAAAGCATTTCGGCTCCATTCCCGACCGGGCCGAGGTCTGGGCCACGTTAAGAACCGATACCAACGAAGCCATGACGCGATGGACTCATGATGCGGTCGACCTGGTTCGGATGATTGCGGAGCAACACGGTTTACAGGTCAGCTGGAACTGGCAGGACGTGTTCCCTGTGGTATCCAATGACAAGGAAGCCTGCGTACTGGTGCGCAGGGCAGCGGGTCGGGCCCGTTTGTCCGTATTCGAGCCGAAGGCTCCTTTTCGATGGTCTGAGGACTTTGCGCATTATGCGGCATATGGCCGCGCGGCAATGGTGGGGTTGGGCAGCGGCGAGACATGCGCTACTTTGCACAGCGAGGATTATGTCTTTCCGGATGCTTTAATTCCTGCGGGAGTGTCGCTTCTTTATTCCGTTGTTCAGGAAATGGGCATATGA
- a CDS encoding DUF4242 domain-containing protein yields the protein MPKYIIEREIPGAGNLTPEDLQNISQSSLAILKDMGPEIQWVESFVTADKIYCVYISPSEKEILEHAQKGGFPANSISEIKTVIGPVTAEG from the coding sequence ATGCCGAAGTACATCATCGAGCGGGAAATCCCCGGAGCAGGTAACCTTACCCCTGAGGATCTGCAGAATATATCTCAGAGTTCGCTTGCGATTCTTAAAGACATGGGGCCTGAAATTCAGTGGGTCGAGAGTTTTGTGACGGCCGATAAGATTTATTGCGTATATATTTCACCCAGCGAAAAAGAAATCCTCGAACATGCCCAAAAAGGGGGTTTCCCAGCCAACAGTATCTCCGAAATCAAAACCGTCATCGGACCGGTTACCGCTGAAGGCTGA
- a CDS encoding DUF4186 domain-containing protein: MLSSEELFRRLKRSRFRSRFFLREQEMNYLQKKGLETILSHGRDFVHARLAPARPDNDGRQTPMRNHPFFVAQHATATCCRGCLEKWHAIACGRELTEQEVEYIVSVNGTWLRRQMLISAGRENA, encoded by the coding sequence ATGTTGTCCTCCGAAGAGCTTTTCCGGCGGCTGAAGCGCTCACGTTTCCGCAGCCGTTTTTTCCTGCGTGAACAGGAGATGAATTATCTGCAGAAAAAAGGCCTGGAGACGATACTGTCCCACGGTCGCGATTTTGTCCACGCCAGGTTGGCTCCCGCCAGACCGGACAATGATGGCCGGCAGACGCCCATGCGCAATCATCCCTTTTTTGTGGCCCAGCATGCTACGGCCACCTGTTGTCGCGGCTGTCTGGAAAAGTGGCATGCCATTGCGTGCGGCAGAGAGTTGACGGAACAGGAAGTCGAGTACATCGTCAGCGTTAACGGTACATGGTTGCGCCGACAGATGCTTATATCGGCAGGCCGGGAAAACGCCTGA